A stretch of the Deltaproteobacteria bacterium genome encodes the following:
- a CDS encoding HlyD family efflux transporter periplasmic adaptor subunit yields MSRQETAGEAIFVVKDPISARFFRLREPEFRLAEQLDGRTPLDLARRNVEQRFSATIPSDSLEQFVEKLLRLGLLDTGETATPVPRSGRVRGSLFYLRLRAFDPDRLLDRLVGKLGFFFTPHFLACSAGLILLATGISIASSGEIGRDMSRLYRFQALILAWLAVVTVTAAHEFAHGLACKRFGGKVHEIGFLLLYLQPALYCNVSDAWLFPRKSSRLWVTFAGAYFEMCLWAVATVVWRVTDPGGLHYVALVVMVSSLVRTCFNLNPLIKLDGYYLLSDYLEVPNLRQRALGYLGTRVRALWAATVERANDIAPRERRIYLTYGVLAATYSSALLGIVMSSVGSLLVSRYQAWGLFLFAAAVVGMFRKPLARGLAGLRAVPGRGRPMRTSARRAARYAVVLAALVAVLLFASMELRVSGEFRILPVENADVRAEVDGVIEQIPVDEGQVVEQGDVIARLSDRDTRAELRKIAAEIDEKQARLRMAQAGPRPEEIDVAQAAVLRAEERLRYGRKHLTMLEMDPNLVSRKEFDEAREEVAVRAKELDEVRGRLRLLLAGSRPEEREALQAEVARLQAERAHVEEQLGLLTVVSPRGGVITTPRLKEKIGRHVSRGDLVASVHELRRVRAEIAISEKEIADVRVGQRVVLKARAYPEMRFDGEVTSVAPVATRPDEGEWGRTILVVTRLENPSLLLKPEMTGNAKISAGRRRPFDLITRRLARYLRVEFWSWW; encoded by the coding sequence GTGAGCCGGCAGGAGACAGCCGGCGAGGCGATCTTCGTCGTCAAGGATCCCATTAGCGCCCGGTTCTTTCGGCTCCGGGAGCCCGAGTTCCGGCTGGCCGAGCAGCTGGACGGGAGAACGCCGCTCGATCTGGCGCGACGCAACGTCGAGCAGCGATTCTCGGCTACCATCCCGTCAGACTCCCTCGAGCAGTTCGTCGAGAAGCTGCTCCGACTCGGCCTGCTCGATACCGGTGAAACCGCCACCCCAGTGCCGCGGTCGGGGAGGGTTCGTGGCAGCCTCTTCTACCTGAGATTGAGAGCGTTCGACCCCGACCGCCTCCTCGATCGCCTGGTCGGCAAGCTCGGGTTCTTCTTCACGCCGCATTTCCTGGCGTGTTCTGCGGGACTCATCCTCCTGGCGACGGGCATCAGCATCGCGAGCAGCGGAGAGATCGGGCGGGACATGTCGCGGCTGTACCGGTTCCAGGCGCTGATCCTGGCGTGGCTCGCGGTTGTGACGGTCACGGCAGCCCACGAGTTCGCGCACGGACTCGCCTGCAAGCGTTTCGGCGGGAAGGTCCACGAGATCGGCTTCCTCCTCCTCTACTTGCAGCCCGCGCTCTACTGCAACGTGAGCGACGCCTGGCTCTTCCCGCGGAAGTCGAGCCGGCTCTGGGTGACCTTCGCCGGCGCCTACTTCGAGATGTGTCTCTGGGCGGTGGCCACGGTGGTGTGGCGCGTGACCGATCCCGGTGGACTCCACTACGTTGCGCTGGTCGTGATGGTCAGCTCCCTGGTTAGGACGTGCTTCAACCTGAACCCGCTGATCAAGCTGGATGGCTACTACCTCCTGAGCGACTATCTCGAGGTGCCGAATCTGAGGCAGAGAGCTCTCGGCTATCTCGGCACCCGGGTGCGGGCGCTCTGGGCGGCGACGGTCGAGCGAGCGAACGACATTGCCCCCCGCGAACGGCGGATATACCTCACGTACGGCGTCCTCGCGGCGACCTACTCGAGCGCGCTTCTCGGCATCGTCATGTCGAGCGTCGGGAGCCTGCTGGTCTCCCGCTACCAGGCCTGGGGACTCTTCCTGTTCGCCGCCGCAGTTGTGGGCATGTTCCGCAAGCCCCTGGCCAGGGGGCTCGCCGGACTCCGGGCCGTCCCCGGGCGGGGGCGGCCGATGCGGACATCGGCGAGGCGGGCGGCACGGTACGCCGTGGTGCTGGCGGCTCTCGTGGCCGTGCTCCTGTTCGCGAGTATGGAGCTCAGGGTCTCGGGGGAGTTCAGGATCCTGCCCGTCGAGAATGCGGACGTGAGAGCCGAGGTCGACGGGGTCATCGAGCAGATACCGGTGGACGAGGGGCAGGTCGTCGAGCAGGGCGACGTGATCGCGCGTCTGTCCGACCGCGACACGCGTGCCGAGCTTCGCAAGATCGCGGCCGAGATCGACGAGAAGCAGGCGAGGCTCCGGATGGCGCAGGCGGGTCCCAGGCCGGAGGAGATCGACGTGGCGCAGGCCGCCGTGCTGAGGGCGGAGGAGAGGCTCCGGTACGGACGCAAGCACCTGACGATGCTCGAGATGGATCCCAACCTCGTCTCCAGGAAGGAGTTCGACGAGGCGCGGGAAGAAGTGGCGGTCAGGGCCAAGGAGCTGGACGAGGTGCGGGGGCGGCTCAGGCTCCTCCTCGCGGGCAGCCGCCCCGAGGAGAGGGAAGCCCTCCAGGCCGAGGTCGCCCGCCTGCAGGCCGAGCGTGCCCACGTGGAGGAGCAGCTCGGGCTGCTCACCGTGGTGAGCCCGCGCGGGGGAGTGATCACGACGCCCAGGCTGAAAGAAAAGATCGGGCGCCATGTGAGCCGCGGAGATCTCGTCGCCAGCGTGCACGAGCTGCGACGGGTGAGGGCCGAGATCGCGATCTCCGAGAAGGAGATAGCCGACGTTCGGGTGGGACAGCGAGTGGTGCTGAAGGCGAGGGCCTATCCCGAGATGAGGTTCGATGGGGAGGTCACCTCCGTGGCTCCGGTTGCGACGCGACCCGATGAAGGGGAGTGGGGGAGAACGATCCTGGTCGTGACGCGGCTCGAGAATCCGTCGCTGCTCCTGAAGCCGGAGATGACGGGAAACGCCAAGATCTCCGCGGGCAGACGTCGGCCATTCGACCTCATCACACGGCGCCTGGCACGCTACCTCAGGGTCGAATTCTGGTCCTGGTGGTAG
- a CDS encoding peptidase — MTYCVAIQVNDGLVFASDTRTSAGVDDVRTYSKMHVFEFPGERSLVVLSAGNLATTHAILAQTRRDLENPGAPLSLRTARCMYDAAEYLGGVSTRAQTDTAVQGQYGGVDLRVTLILGGQIRGEPPALYLIYPEGNCIWCSPETPYLQLGESKYGKPILDRIIRPEVPLEDAARCALVSLDSTIKSNLSVGPPLDLAILRRDTFSIAQKLRLEPDTGYYAKLREAWGRKIADALRSLPKFDWELPPR, encoded by the coding sequence ATGACCTACTGCGTCGCGATCCAGGTGAACGACGGCCTCGTCTTCGCCTCCGACACGCGCACCAGCGCGGGCGTCGACGACGTGCGCACGTACAGCAAGATGCACGTGTTCGAGTTCCCGGGGGAGCGGTCGCTGGTGGTGCTGTCGGCCGGGAACCTGGCCACCACGCACGCGATCCTCGCGCAGACCAGGCGCGACCTCGAGAACCCGGGCGCGCCGCTCTCGTTGCGCACCGCACGCTGCATGTACGACGCCGCGGAGTACCTCGGCGGCGTGTCCACGCGCGCGCAGACGGACACCGCCGTGCAGGGCCAGTACGGGGGGGTCGACCTGCGCGTGACGCTCATCCTGGGCGGGCAGATCCGCGGCGAACCACCCGCGCTCTATCTGATATACCCCGAGGGCAACTGCATCTGGTGCTCGCCGGAGACCCCGTACCTGCAGCTCGGCGAGAGCAAGTACGGGAAGCCCATCCTCGACCGCATCATCCGGCCGGAGGTGCCGCTGGAGGACGCGGCGCGCTGCGCGCTCGTGTCGCTCGACTCGACGATCAAGAGCAATCTCTCGGTCGGTCCGCCGCTCGACCTCGCGATCCTCCGCCGCGACACGTTCAGCATCGCGCAGAAGCTGCGGCTGGAGCCGGACACCGGCTACTACGCGAAGCTGAGAGAGGCGTGGGGCCGGAAGATCGCCGACGCGCTCCGCAGCCTTCCCAAGTTCGACTGGGAGCTGCCGCCCAGGTAG
- a CDS encoding alpha-E domain-containing protein, translating to MLSRLADNLYWFGRYLQRAENTARLINVNTILSMDLPRRVELGWEPLVDLVGARALFAQLYDANGEDSVVRFLSVDERNPGSILCSLHRARESLRTTRDYMPGEVWERVNDLYFYVQDKGERSLGRARRHVLLESVQDGALGIHGLLAFNMNHDVGFHFLGMGANLEQADMTTRILDARSTRVIRAEDAGSFEAVEWMSVLRSLTADQTYRRHVRSRVAAAPVTRFLLQNREFPRSVACCLLRIRATLPRLPSHAEVEQELERTLLMVQDVDLDGLVESSLKELMDEIQKGLDRLNEALCVAFFRG from the coding sequence ATGCTCTCGCGGCTGGCCGACAACCTCTACTGGTTCGGTCGCTACCTGCAGCGGGCGGAGAACACCGCCCGGCTCATCAACGTCAACACCATCCTCTCGATGGACCTGCCGCGGCGCGTGGAGCTCGGCTGGGAGCCGCTCGTCGACTTGGTCGGCGCCCGCGCGCTCTTCGCGCAGCTCTATGATGCCAACGGGGAAGACAGCGTCGTCCGCTTCCTCTCCGTCGACGAGCGCAATCCGGGCTCGATCCTGTGCTCGCTCCACCGCGCGCGCGAATCACTGCGGACCACACGCGACTACATGCCCGGGGAGGTGTGGGAGCGGGTGAACGACCTCTACTTCTACGTGCAGGACAAGGGCGAGCGCTCGCTGGGGCGCGCACGCCGGCACGTGCTCCTCGAAAGTGTCCAGGACGGCGCGCTCGGCATCCACGGTCTCCTTGCCTTCAACATGAACCACGACGTGGGCTTCCACTTCCTCGGCATGGGCGCCAACCTCGAGCAGGCGGACATGACCACGCGCATCCTCGACGCCCGGTCCACCCGCGTGATCCGCGCCGAGGATGCGGGATCGTTCGAGGCCGTGGAGTGGATGAGCGTGCTGCGGTCCTTGACGGCCGACCAGACCTACCGGCGGCACGTGCGGAGCCGCGTCGCCGCGGCGCCCGTCACGCGCTTCCTGCTCCAGAACCGCGAGTTCCCTCGGTCGGTGGCCTGCTGCCTCCTGCGCATCCGGGCCACGTTGCCCCGCCTGCCGTCCCATGCCGAGGTGGAGCAGGAGCTTGAACGCACGCTGCTGATGGTCCAGGACGTGGATCTCGACGGGCTCGTGGAGTCGAGCCTCAAGGAGCTCATGGACGAGATCCAGAAGGGCCTCGACCGCCTGAACGAAGCCCTGTGCGTCGCGTTCTTCCGCGGTTGA